In Fusarium oxysporum f. sp. lycopersici 4287 chromosome 4, whole genome shotgun sequence, a genomic segment contains:
- a CDS encoding nucleoside-diphosphate kinase (At least one base has a quality score < 10), with protein sequence MAAEEPRQREDPAASGKNWKQQQVRRSAENLAPRFFALLFALLALYILFSPPSSSLSPPVDLSSTSTSYSVPTSQVIPDKNIAKMSSSEQTFIAIKPDGVQRGLVGPIISRFENRGFKLAAIKLVSPGKEHLEKHYADLAGKPFFPGLIEYMSSGPICAMVWEGRDAVKTGRAILGATNPLASSPGTIRGDYAIDVGRNVCHGSDSVENAQKEIALWFKEGEVLSWKSAQFNWVYEKA encoded by the exons atggctgcAGAGGAGCCCCGCCAGCGAGAAGACCCCGCCGCCAGCGGCAAGAATtggaagcagcagcaggtACGGAGAAGTGCGGAAAATCTGGCCCCGCGATTTTTTGCTCTTCTCttcgccctcctcgcccttTATATCCTCTTTTCACCgccttcttcaagccttTCCCCTCCAGTCGATCTCTCCTCTACCTCTACTTCTTACTCTGTTCCTACATCTCAAGTCATACCAGACAAGAATATCGCCAAAATGTCCTCCTCCGAGCAGAC CTTCATCGCTATCAAGCCCGACGGTGTCCAG CGTGGCCTCGTTGGTCCCATTATCTCTCGATTCGAGAACCGAGG CTTCAAGCTTGCTGCCATCAAGCTCGTCAGCCCCGGCAAGGAGCACCTCGAGAAGCACT ATGCCGATCTCGCTGGCAAGCCTTTCTTCCCTGGTCTGATTGAGT ACATGTCCTCTGGCCCCATCTGCGCCATGGTCTGGGAGGGCCGTGATGCTGTCAAGACTGGCCGTG CCATCCTCGGTGCCACCAACCCCCTTGCCTCTTCCCCCGGTACCATCCGTGGTGACTACGCCATCGATGTCGGCCGCAACGTCTGCCACGGCTCCGACTCCGTCGAGAACGCCCAGAAGGAGATTGCTCTCTGGTTCAAGGAGGGTGAGGTACTCTCCTGGAAGTCCGCCCAGTTCAACTGGGTCTATGAGAAGGCTTAA